In Acidobacteriota bacterium, the sequence AGGATGCCGCCTGGGAGGCGGCCTTCGCGGTGCGCGTCGACTACGAGTCCCTGACCACCATCGCCAGCATCGACGAGGCCCTCTCGACCCCCGAGCCGCGCATTCACGACTACGGCGACGAAGGCAATCTGCACAAGAAGGTCTCGATGCGCTTCGGCGACGTCGACGGCGGCTTCTCCGACGCCGACCTGATTCTCGAGGACGACTACTTCTACGAGGGCAACACCCATCTGCCGATGGAGCAGCACGCCACCGTGGCGGTACCCGAGGACGACGATCGCCTGACCGTCTACTCCTCCACCCAGACACCCCACTACCTGCACCGTTCCCTCGCCAAGGTGCTGGAGCTGCCGGCGGCCCGGGTACGGGTGGTGGCGTGCCCCAACGGCGGCGGCTTCGGCGGCAAGAGCGACCCCTTCAACCACGAGATCGCCGCCGCCAAGATGGCCCTGGTGCTGGGCCGACCGGTCAAGGTCACCCTGACCCGCGAGGAGGTCTTCTACTGCCATCGCGGACGGCACCCGGTGCGCATGAACGTCCGCACCGGATTCAGCAAAGACGGCGCGATCACCGCCCAGCACCTACGCACCGCCCTCGATGGTGGCGCCTACGGCTCCTATGGCGTCGCCTCGACCTACTAAACTGGGGCACTCCAAACCGTCACCTACAAGCTGCCGCGCTATCACTTCGAGGGCCTGCGGGCGTTCACCAACAAGCCGCCCTGCGGCCCCAAGCGGGGTCACGGCACGCCCCAGCCGCGCTTCGCCTTCGAGGTGCACCTCGATCGCGCCGCCCACCAGCTCGGCATCGACCCGGCGGATCTCCGGCTGCGCAACCTGGCGCCCCCGGACCGGGTGACCGCCAACTGGCTGAAGGTCGGCACCATCGGCCTCGGCCGCTGCATCGAGGCGGTGGTCGCCGGCAGCGGCTGGCGCGAGCGCCATGGACGGCTGCCGGAGGGCCGCGGCCTGGGCTTGGCCTGCGGCTCCTACATGTGCGGCGCCGGCCTGCCGATCTACTGGAACCACATGCCCCAATCCGGCGTGATGATCAAGCTCGACCGCTCCGGCAATGTCGCCGTCTTCTGCGGCGAGGCCGAGATCGGTCAGGGCTCGGACAGCGTGCTGGCGGTGTTGGTGGCCGAGGTGCTGGGCATCGAGCTCGCCGACATCCGCCTGTGCGTCGCCGATACGGACCTGACGCCGGTCGACCTGGGAAGCTACTCCTCGCGGGTCACCCTGATGATGGGCAACGCCGCCGTCGAGGCCGCCGAGAAAGCCCGCGAGATGATCGCCGGTGCCGTCGCCGAGCGCCTCGCGGTGCCGGCGGAGCGGTTGATCTTCTCCGGCCGACGGGTCTTCGACGCCGCCGACGAGGAGCACGGCGTGCCCTGGGAGGAGGCGGTGATCGCCGCCGAGGCCAGCCTCGGCACCCTCGCCACCACCGGCTCCTACATCCCGCCGCGCTCTCCTGGCAAGTATCGCGGCGCCGGCGTCGGCCCCTCGCCGGCCTACTCCTACTCGGCGGCGGTGATTGAGGTCGAGGTGGATCCGGCGACGGGCATCTGGCGGCCGCTCCACGTCTGGATGGCCCACGACATCGGCCGGAGCCTCAATCCGGCGTTGGTGATGGGACAGATCGAGGGCGGGGTCTACATGGGTTTGGGCGAGGTGATGATGGAGGAACAGGCCTTCCGGCGGCTGCCGAAGAAACGCTCCTCGGCGCTGGTCCACAAGATGCCTTCACTGCTCGAGTACAAGAGCCCGACCTTCCTCGACATGCCGCCGGTGACCAGCTACTTGATCGAAGATCCCGAGCCGGAAGGCCCGTTCGGCGCCAAGGAGGTTGGCCAGGGACCGCTGCTGCCGGTGATGCCGGCGGTCGCCAACGCCATCTTCGATGCCGTCGGCGTGCGCGTCGACCAGGTACCGATTCACCCCCACATGGTGCTCAAGGCGCTGCAGGCCAAGGCCCGCGGCAAGCCGGCCCGCTTCGGCCCGGCGCCCTTCCCGAAGGTCGATTTCGGCCCCGTCCTCGAGGTTCCGACACCCGACGATGGCGGCGACGGTCGCGCCGTCAACGACCTGCGGTCGCGCCGCGGCTCCGGGATTCGCGGCACCACCGGCACCATGACCACCCGCAAGGAAGCGCTCGAGGGCGGCTCCCTCACCACGCGCTGAGGCTCCAACCCAGACGATGACCTTCTCCTCGTCCGAAGAGGGCGCCCGCGCCGCCGTCGAAGCCAACATGGCCGAGTTCGTCAAGCAGTGGAATCGCTGGTCGGGCATCGAGGTCCATGACGATCCCGAAATCCTGCAAACGGTCTGTGACGTCCCCTTTCCGCTGTTCAACAACATCTCCCGGGCGCGCCTCCCGGAAGGTCGCGAGGACCAGATCCTCGACCGCATCCTGGCCCGTTCATCGGCTCCCCTGATGTGGTGGATCGGACCGACCACGCGGCCCCTCGACCTCGCCGATCGCCTGCGTGCCCGCGGCCTCGAGCAAGGCGATGACCTACCCGGCATGGCCCTCGACCTGGCCGATCTACCGAGCGTTCCCGAGGTTCCGGACCTCGAGGTCCGGCGGGTCGAGAACGATGCCGATCTCGCCGCCTGGAGCGACGTCGGCGCCGTCGGTTTCGGTTTTCCCGATTTCGCCACGGCGCCCTTCCTCGACCTCTTCTGCGCCATCGGCACGGAGCCCCCCTGGCACCACTTCGTAGCCCGCGCCGACGGCCGACCGGTGGCCACCGCCTCGCTGCTCGAAGGTGCCGGCGTCGCCGGCCTCTACAACGTGGCGACCATTCCGGAAGCGCGCAATCGCGGCATCGCCGCGGAGATCTCCCGGCGCGCCCTCGCCGTCGCCGCCGACCTCGGCTATCGCACCGCCATCCTGCAATCGACCTTGATGGCGGTGGGCGTCTATCGCCGACTGGGTTTCCGCGAGGTCTGCAAGCTCACCCTCTTCACCGGCACGCCCAACCGCGGTGAGACGCCATGATCTCGCCGCAGATTCGGCAGTTTCTCGCCCGCGACGTCGAAGCACGCTTCCTGCGCTACGTGCAGGTTCACACCACCTCCGATCCGCGCTCCCTCGCGGTCCCCTCGACCCGAGTCCAGATGGACCTGCTGCGGATCCTCGCCGACGAGCTCCGGGAGATCGGCCTCGTCGACGTCGAGCTGGCGGCGGCCGGCTTCGTCTACGCCACCCTGCCGGCTTCGGACGGCGCCGGCGGCCAGAGCTTCGGCCTCTTGGCCCACGTCGACACCTCGCCGGATCAGCCCGGTGAAGGGGTCGAGCCGATCTGCCATCGCCAGTGGGACGGCTCGCCGATCCGCTTTCCGAAGGACTCCAATCTGGAGCTGACGGTTGCCGACTCGCCGGACCTCGCCCACTTCCGCGGCGACACCATCATCACCGCCGCCGGCGACACTCTGCTCGGGGCCGACGACAAGGCCGGGGTCGCCGAGATCATGACCGCCATCGCCGCCCTGCAGCGCTTTCCGCAGCTTCCCCATGGCGAGATCCGCCTCTGCTTCACCAGCGATGAGGAGATCGGCCGCGGCATCGAAGGCATCGACCTGAGTCGCCTGCCGACGAGCTGCTACACCCTGGATGGCAGTTTCCCGGGGGAGCTCGAGGACGAGTGCTTCGACGCCTGGCGCGTGACCCTCGCGGTGCGCGGCGTGGGCGTCCATCCGGGCTACGCCAAGGACCGCATGATCAACGCCGCCGCCGTTGCCGCGCGCCTGGTCTCGCAACTGCCCGCCGACGAAACCCCCGAGCGCACCGCCGAACGCCAGGGCTTCTATCACCTGGGTCGCATCGAGGGTGGCAACGAAGAGGCCACTGTCCACCTGCTGGTGCGCGACTTCGAGATCGAAGAGAACGAGCGTCGCATCGCCTACCTGCGCCAGCTCGCGAGCTCCTTCGAGGTTCGCTACCCGGGCCTCGGCATCCATGTCGAGGTCACCCACCAGTACCAGAACATGCGCGATGTCCTCAGCCGCCATCGCCTCATCGTCGAGCGCGCCGAGGGCGCCATTGGCGACACCGGCCTCGAGGTCCGGCGCAAGGCGATCCGCGGCGGTACCGACGGCAGCTTGCTGACCGCCCAGGGGCATCCGACGCCGAACATCTTCGCCGGCGGCCTGCTCTTCCACTCGCGCCGCGAGTGGATCGCGTCCTCGAGCCTGGCAAAGGCGGCCGAGACCATCCTCCACCTCGCCCGACGCTGGGCCGAGTAGGGCGCGCCGAGGGGAGGCCCGGAACGGACCGGCGAGTCTCTCCGCCTAATCAATCACCATATTCCAATAAGATAATTACTATGCGCGCCCGAAGTCTCCCCCGCGACGACTCGACCTGCGGTTGGTTCGCCGACCTGGATCCCGCCGAGGGCCATCGGCTACGAGCCGACGAGGCGGCCGACGCGGTGGTCATCGGTGCCGGCTTCACCGGCCTCGCTATCGCCCGCCGCCTCGCCGAGCTGCAGCCGAGCTGGCGAGTGCTGGTGCTCGATGCGCAGAGCGCCGGCTTCGGGGCCTCGGGACGCAGCTCCGGCTTCGTGGTCGATCTCGCCAGCTTCGTTTCGCATCTCGCTCCGGACGACGCCGGCCGCTTCATCGCCCTGTCGCGGCAGGGCATCGCAAACCTGCGCCGACAGGTGCTCAGGCACCGCCTCGACTGCGGCTGGGACGAGACCGGCTGGCTGCACGGTGCCGCCACCGACGCCGGCCGGGAGTCCCTGGAGCATCTCGAGAGCTGGCTCGAAAGCCGCGGCGAGCCCTACGAGAGCCTCGGCCAGCGG encodes:
- a CDS encoding GNAT family N-acetyltransferase encodes the protein MTFSSSEEGARAAVEANMAEFVKQWNRWSGIEVHDDPEILQTVCDVPFPLFNNISRARLPEGREDQILDRILARSSAPLMWWIGPTTRPLDLADRLRARGLEQGDDLPGMALDLADLPSVPEVPDLEVRRVENDADLAAWSDVGAVGFGFPDFATAPFLDLFCAIGTEPPWHHFVARADGRPVATASLLEGAGVAGLYNVATIPEARNRGIAAEISRRALAVAADLGYRTAILQSTLMAVGVYRRLGFREVCKLTLFTGTPNRGETP
- the pepT gene encoding peptidase T encodes the protein MISPQIRQFLARDVEARFLRYVQVHTTSDPRSLAVPSTRVQMDLLRILADELREIGLVDVELAAAGFVYATLPASDGAGGQSFGLLAHVDTSPDQPGEGVEPICHRQWDGSPIRFPKDSNLELTVADSPDLAHFRGDTIITAAGDTLLGADDKAGVAEIMTAIAALQRFPQLPHGEIRLCFTSDEEIGRGIEGIDLSRLPTSCYTLDGSFPGELEDECFDAWRVTLAVRGVGVHPGYAKDRMINAAAVAARLVSQLPADETPERTAERQGFYHLGRIEGGNEEATVHLLVRDFEIEENERRIAYLRQLASSFEVRYPGLGIHVEVTHQYQNMRDVLSRHRLIVERAEGAIGDTGLEVRRKAIRGGTDGSLLTAQGHPTPNIFAGGLLFHSRREWIASSSLAKAAETILHLARRWAE